The DNA region gAATGAGTAGAGAATCTTCAATGGGTGTATCTGGCGTACGtattttttggagaaaaaactCTTCGATGATTTCAATCGGATCAGAGGAAAAGCTTAGACATTTGAAAGCAACACCTCCACTGAAATCAAgggttgtaattaaattttgacaaaTCAGTAAATCCATAATAGGCACATACAAAAAAACCTACCGCTACTTTCCAAATGTAACCGAATTGATTTTAGGAACAACGGAAACCCTAAGTAATTTGAATTCTTTGCAAATCATGGAAACATGCATAgacataattatcaaattagCCGAGTATACTATTTATCTAAGTTGCACAATGCATGTTagaaaaacaagaataaaattgtatagtgattttaaaataatatgttttgaaaTAATGTAgttctataaaataattaatctgatctatatgttacacattatatttttgtacttttaCTACAAAAAACCGATTTTTAAGGTTCTCTCTTTTTGATGAAGAAAGAAGCTGGACAGAATAAGTAAGACacaaaaatcatgttttttttttttttcattagattcaaaaaaaaaaaaaaaaaaaaaNNNNNNNNNNNNNNNNNNNNNNNNNNNNNNNNNNNNNNNNNNNNNNNNNNNNNNNNNNNNNNNNNNNNNNNNNNNNNNNNNNNNNNNNNNNNNNNNNNNNNNNNNNNNNNNNNNNNNNNNNNNNNNNNNNNNNNNNNNNNNNNNNNNNNNNNNNNNNNNNNNNNNNNNNNNNNNNNNNNNNNNNNNNNNNNNNNNNNNNNNNNNNNNNNNNNNNNNNNNNNNNNNNNNNNNNNNNNNNNNNNNNNNNNNNNNNNNNNNNNNNNNNNNNNNNNNNNNNNNNNNNNNNNNNNNNNNNNNNNNNNNNNNNNNNNNNNNNNNNNNNNNNNNNNNNNNNNNNNNaaaaaaaaaaaaaaaacaaatcaatgttttaactaaaacccGAACCTGCTAAAAAGCCCACTAAAACTTCCAGCCCAttacagagagaaaaggaggCGCTCTACTCCTCCGCTTTGACCTATTTCTAACCGTTGCCACTTGATacgaaatataaaaatatctagcaaataaagaaaaactagaTATTTTCCACGTGGACGGTACAGATCAAATAATCCGCGCGAAGAGACAACCGTTAGATGATAAAACCTAAAAAGACCCTTATGCCCCAAAACCTGAATCAAAGTGATTATAAATACATGTTCTAAAACCCTAAGCTAAGAAAAATATCTTCACGCAGCTGTCTTAGGGTTTTCGCCTctcttttactctctctctctctcgaaaacCTAGCAGcagtcttctctctcttttctcagtTCCTCCATGGGTAAACCTAAATCCGCCACCAAGGTAACCTTCTTCTCCCCCTTTGATGgcttccttctctcttcttcttcgtcttactctgttttgaatCTCTGTTCATGTTTTGGTCTTGCGAATTTAACGagcttttatttgttttcttttggattttcaGGTTGTTGCAGCTCCTGCTGCGGTTAAGGCCACAAAGCCTTTGAAGAAAGGTATGAACTTTGCCTTCCTTGTACCTCAGATGCTTTCCCATCTGTTACACAACTAGTTTTAGTTTGAAAGTTTtcgtttttaaatatttatattgctCGTTATGCTATGGCTGGCTGTTGGAAtaagttgtttgatttgcttagCTCCTGAACGTATATGAGCTCTTTATTCATTAGTTTGGGAATATATATTGATTGAATACAATAAGCGCTCTCTATAGTCTATTGACTTGTGAATCCTGAATTTGAAACCTTTAGTGTGAGATTTGAACTTTTATTGATTTAACTTTGTTTGTCTCGTCTCTTTAGGTAAGAGAGAGCCTGAGGATGATGTTGATACCAAAGTGAGCCttaagaagcagaagaaagacGTGATTGCTGCTGTTCAGAAGGAAAAATCTGAGAAGAAGGTGCCGAAGAAGGTTGAGAGCTCTGACTCCTCAGACTCTGATTCCGAGGAAGAGGAGAAGGTATAATACTTCTGTCTTGATTTAATTGTTGGTCTGAGTATTTAAGTTGAGTGTGAGTTCTGACCATAACTAATATATGTCAGGCTAAGAAGGTTCCGGCCAAGAAGGCTGCTGCCAAGGCCGCTTCAAGCAGTGATGACTCATCTGACGACTCTTCAGACGATGAGCCAGCAACCAAGAAGGCTGCTGCTACTAACGGAACTGTTGCAAAGAAGTCTAAAGATGACTCATCTTCTGAGGAGGATTCTTCAGACGAGGTTAACTTTTTAACCTGTTATGGAATTTTTAAGCCTTCTATCATTTGAGCTTGCGTCTAAAAGACTTCGTGTTTTACTAAAAATTTCAGGAAGTTGCTGCAACAAAGAAGCCAGCTGTAGTTGCTAAAGCCGCTGTAAAGGCCAAGGCAGAGAGTTCGTCTGAAGAGGATTCATCTGATGATGATGTAAGCATCTCATAGGATAGATGCACCTTTAGAGTAATTTGTgggaaaacatatataattaactaCCTTATTGATAATTACTAGGAAGCTGAAAAGAAACCTGCTGCTAAAGATTCTTCATCCGACGAAGACTCAGATGATGAATCTGAGGATGAGGtgataactttttttctaatacttgTAATATCttgtattataatattttttttattttcaaatggATCTGTAACTACTTCGTTTATGAAAATAGAAACCTGCTGCCAAGAAAGCAGCTCCTGCTAAGGTAGCTACCAAGGCTGCAAGCAGCTCCGATTCATCAGATGAAGATTCTGAGGAGGTTGGcttaacatatttaatttgattttcttgtggTACTTTATAGCAGCTTTGCATTCTTTATATTTCTGTAATTGACTTCATTCATGGGTCTTGATATTTTCAGGAAAGTGAAGATGAGAAACCTGCCCAGAAGAAGGCTAAAAAAGAGAGCAGTAGTGATGATTCTAGCGGATCTGAGGAAGATGAGAGTGAAGACGAGAAAGAAACCCCAATGAAAAAGGTACGAGCAATGTTCCCTTGCACTTCAATATCTATGGAGGCTAGCTACGGAAGCTTATTATCCCATCTCTTGTTGCAAGttactaatattatttatatttctgtaACTAAAACAGAGCTCCGATGTAGAAATGGTGGATGCGTCAAGTGCGAAACAGGTAAAGGATCCTACTATCAGTATCTTTTATGTATTGTAATATTGTAAcctgtttttgtttggttattttgatgttaattttgtgcATCATgcaattctttgatttttagcCAAAGACTCCATCAACTCCTGCTGCTGGCGGATCAAAGACACTCTTTGCTGCCAATCTCTCTTTCAATATTGAAAGATCAGATGTGTAAGTTCTTTGACGTttgatctctcttctcttgGTGAAACTTTTCATGACCTGATGTCTCATCCTCATTTGCAGCGAGAATTTCTTCAAGGAAGTTGGTGAAGTTGTTGATGTTCGATTCTCTACCAGTAGAGAAGATGGAAGTTTCAGGGGATTTGGCcatgttgagtttgcttctgcGGAAGAAGCACAGAAGGTGAGTGTCGTTTTTAACTCTTgaataaaagtattttattatGAATTTGAGACTATTTTTTGCTGATTAACGTCTGTTGTACTTTAGGCTCTGGAATTACATGGTAGACCTTTACTCGGCCGTGAGATTCGTCTTGATATTGCTCAAGAGAGAGGCGAGAGACCTGCATTCACTCCTCAAAGCGGAGGGTAGGTTAATTTTTCCATGTtagagatttgtttttataaaattgttcaGTGGTTGATTATATTCTCTCTTCTGCAAATTATAGCAACAACTTCagaagtggtggtggtggtggtgatggtcaAACTGTTTTCGTTAAGGGATTTGACTCTGCTCAGTCTGAGGAAGATATCAAGCACGCATTGAGGGAACATTTCGGTTCATGCGGTGAGATCACAAGGGTCTCTGTTCCCACAGACCGTGAAACTGGTGCTTCCAAAGGGTTTGTGATTTCGTCCTCCCTATCTGTGTTTGTGAATTCTATCTGTTAAATTTTAGTTGCTAATTACATAAATGTTTCTTTTCAGAATTGCTTACGTTGAGTTTACAGAAGGTAAAGAGAAGGCGTTGGAACTAAATGGAAGTGACATGGGAGGATGGGGTCTTGTAGTTGATGAGCCTAGACCGAGAGATAACTCTAGTGGATTTGGTGGAAGGGGTAATGGTGGAAGGAGCAGTGGTGGAAGGGGTGGTAGAGGAGGTAGAGACAGCGGCCGTGGTGGTCGGTTTGGTAACAGCGGTGGTCGTTTCAGTGGTGGCAGAGGAGGTAGAGATGGCGGCCGCGGTGGTCGTGGAAGACCTAGTTTTACTCCCTCAGGTAAAAATCTGATCTTTATTCATGTATCTAGCTTCTTCTTTATAACTAGTAACAGTTGctaattctctgtttttgtatATTGAAGGTAAGAAGACTACCTTCGGCGATTTCGAGTAGAAGCTTCTGTAGAAGAAAAGTCTCTTCTTATGTTGTTAACTTGTGATACTTGGCATCCTTTtatcgttttgtttcttttttgttctagTTTCGTTTCTGTCAGAACCTTAAATTTTTGTCTGAATGTTAAATTAAGCTCAATTTTGAGTGCTTTGGTTGTTaaatctaattattttattcGTCCTTCTTTATATGTTTACCTAAGTATGAGCCTCATACTTAGATAGACTAAAATAGATCAACCTTCTTAGGTAGactaaaatattctaaatttttgtCAGAATCAAAATCAGTTGTTTAGGTAGACTAAAATATTCTCTCCCAAGGGACACAAATTTACATTTCTCAGAATTAGTCTCAACTTGGTTGGCTACTTTCAcacaaaagcacaaaaagaaATAGGAAAATGAATTAGTTGTAACTCAAAACTGAGACTTTAGCTTGAGGACCGCCTTGTACATAGACAAAATCGTAAGCTTGTCCTGCTCTCAAAGTCTTTTGCCATTGAGGAAGCTGGTACATATTCTTTTGTCCCGTTGGGTTTAAACCCCAGATAGGTCCTGAGAGATCGTCAATCTTAAGCTTGAGATCTGATATGGGCTTCTGAGAATTGTTTTTGATGATCACTTTGTGCCTGTAGTATCTTGTGTTCCCGGCCATCCAGTTGGTAGTTATCGAGTGAAGAAACTCGATTTGTGCACCTGATTGTTTTGGAGTATAATATGTTGTTGGTGTTGCTGTACTGTACGATGAAGCTGTGACAGTTTCAGAGAAAATGAGAATCAGTCACTGTATAAAAGTTGCATTGGAAGCTGTTGGTAGAAAAAAGATCATACCTGGTGGTTTTGTAGTTTGATAAGGTTTAGATGATCCTCCTCCATATGATCCTACAAAATTTCATTACATTAATCAATGAGTCATGGATCATAACTTAAAAGATGAGTAAAGCTAAAAGACTACATGATCAAGGTTTATTGTTTAGTTTACCTAAGTTTCCAGAGAGTTTAGCAAATAGGCCAACGAGTGGAGCTGTTCCGGATAAAGTTGGTTCCGATTGCTCGTAATTTGAGCGGTCATTGGAATAGTAATCATTCTGGTCCGGTCCACCAACAAGCGCACCATAGATAATATTAGGATCAGCTTGAGACCTTCTGTACCAAGAATCAAATCCTTGAACACAATTCACAGAAGAACGTTGGACATAGATTGAAGGGATTGAAGAGCCTCTATGGTGAACACGGCTTGGATATTTCGGTCCATATCCAACTACATAACTCATTCCTAGACGGTTCTTTCCAAGAATGTAATCAGcctgcaaacaaaaagaaaaaaaaaaaactcaattagcAGAGTTAAACCAACAAGTAAACTGTTTTGGTTTCTTGGGAGGATTCAAGAATGACCTGAGATCTGGCAAAGTCAAGAAGCGCCTGAGGTTGAACCGAACCATCGGGACAATTGAGTTTAGCATTTGCTGCAGAGAGATAGTCTGAGTAGAGCGCGAGAATATACGCAGCCGCAGATGCATATTGCAGATTGTTCCACTCTCGAACATACATTAAACCACCAGCTGTTGTTTGAATGTTGTAACCACCATTCTTCTTGAGACAAGCACAAGCGAAGTAGTCAGCTTTCGTCTGATATTGCTTCAATGTCGAAGTATACACACCACCTTTCCCTTCTAACAAGAcctatacacacacacaaatgaaacaaagaatcaaGATTAGTATTCTTGAAACCGCGGGAAAACATTCTTGAACTAACCGGAATATTATACCTTCGAGAGAAGGATTTGAACACCGGCGTATTTGTTATCCCAAGAGAACTCTTTCATCCCCCAGCCGGTTCCTCCCATGTAACCGGCATTGTCCATAGCATATTTCAAGTAATACTGATCCCCGGTAGCGCGGTGTAGCCAAGCCGCAGCCCAAAGAAGCTCATCCTTTAAGATATTACCCAACAGAGAGACATTTTAGTATTGGAACAACATTCAGTGGAAGAAGATAATTGGAGAGATGAATGGTGAAAAATGTTAAGAGATCAACAGTGTTATACCGAGTAACCAGATGACATGTAGAAAGCTTTTGCATTTGGGATTGAATCAGTGTATAGTCCTCTGTACTTGTCAGCAAATGAGAAGAGCTGAAAACACACAATAACAAAAGTTTCACAATGTTTAGAATCTCAACCGAACCGGGTTCATAACACAAGTAACAGAATCCCATTGCACCTAAGCTGTTAATAACCAGAGGTtgaacaaaaaacacaaacgaaCCTCTTTGGCATGACTTAAGAGGAGAGCAGAGTAAGAGGAGTTAAATGGCTTGAAAGCCAAGGAAGCAGCGGCTAAAGCAGCAGCGGTTTCACCGGCTAAGTCTGAGCCAGGATGGTACTGGTCAAGCTTATAAGCTGTTCTTGAAGTGGTCATGTCCTCTGCTCGTTCCCAACAGTAATGGTCTGACTCTCCATCTCCAACTTGACCCCATAGAACATTTGGCTGAGGATGAGCCTTGATGAAGTAATCAGTACCCCATCTGATTGACCACAATGTCTGTTGCATCTGGTTCGAAGCGGATAGCTCTTTCCGGTTATCAACCGCTGCCCACGATAGCATTGTCACTGCAAAGGCCATTGGTAAACCGAACTTCACATGGTCTCCTGCATCATAGTATCCTCCCTCCAAGCTCACCTATTCATtcatacacacacaaaacctAGTATCATTTTATTACATGATGTTTTCTTATTGGAATTAGCACTTTCGAGtttcttacaaataaaaatctAGCAAATTTTGTCTTGATGACAACATATCCTTGTACATTTTACATCTTTTTCAGTTAATatctttatattaattttaatgttattCTTATAGATTGATATAAATTATGATGGTGACATTAACAACACAAGTACAAACCACTATATCACATATCCTAGTCGAATGATATTTAAAGGGAActattatatttgtaaaaatttagataatatgaATCTGACTAATACATTATTAATATGTGTGTATATGGACTTACGCCTTGAGCAAGACCATCCTTGAGACCAGAGTGGCCTCGCCATTTGACACGTTGAGAAGCTGGCAACTTTCCTGATCGCTGAgcctcaaaaaacaaaaaggtcttGTCAAGAGCATTTCCGTAGTTATAGTATTCCGCTGCCGCGGTTGCTGCTGTTAGAAGCACGGTCAGTAATAGGCTCACGCCGGAAAATGATACACCAAACTTCCTCATTTCTCTCTCAACcttagttttaagttttctcTCCTAAGAAACGTTTATTTGTTCACAATTGTGATGCGAGTTAGGTCTATATGTGGGTGTATTTATATAAAcatttggagaaagagagaaattgtGTATGTGAGTTTGGTGAGAGAGAGGAATGTAGAGAATCAAATAGGTACGAAACTTGTCTGAACAATCATTGTCTTTGTCTCTATTTGTGTTCGTGTGTGTTGTACATGCCTTTGATAATAGTTGTGACCTTCACGTTTTGTTAGAGCTTCTCACGTTGTACCTCGAGACTTTTGTGTATAAAAGCTGAACTAACTATGACTAACCACGTGTATCTCTTATTAGCCGTTCGATGAATGTGATATTGACCATCTATTATGAATAGAAATAGATTAATGCATCTGTatcttgtttttaatataagGTTTAAAACGCTtaagaataatattttggttgatttttgttAAGGTGTCAACAGACAAGTAACATTCGTGGTATCCACAACTTGCattcccattttttttgtttttctgttgaTTTGTATGTTCggatgttttaaagtttttgttgaaaaaattgTACAGTTTAATGGTTGGGTGTATCAGACTGTCACTTCCATTTCGTGATAACaagtgtaaaaataataaaatctgataaatttatatattttttggtaatgaTATGATAAATTTATATGATCAAAAGAAGGTGAAACgtttgtattttaataaaactaggagttaataaaattataatataatggataataaactctttttttNNNNNNNNNNNNNNNNNNNNNNNNNNNNNNNNNNNNNNNNNNNNNNNNNNNNNNNNNNNNNNNNNNNNNNNNNNNNNNNNNNNNNNNNNNNNNNNNNNNNNNNNNNNNNNNNNNNNNNNNNNNNNNNNNNNNNNNNNNNNNNNNNNNNNNNNNNNNNNNNNNNNNNNNNNNNNNNNNNNNNNNNNNNNNNNNNNNNNNNNNNNNNNNNNNNNNNNNNNNNNNNNNNNNNNNNNNNNNNNNNNNNNNNNNNNNNNNNNNNNNNNNttttttttttttttttttttttgtcaacaggaTACTAAACTTTTAAATAAGAGAagagtttcatttattttaaagcTGTGAAGtaaccaaaaaaccaaatggAATGAAGACCCTTAAATCACTAAAACCTAAACCGGATTAAAAGTCGACGGGTGAACCGCCATAACCGAGTCGTATGGTTTTCCACTTTTCCTTCCATACACAAAGTCTAAAACCAAAACTACACAAGAATAAGAGACGTCAAAACCAGAATCGAAATTGTAACTAAACCGACACCAATGAACCAACTCGTTTTCCTCACGGCGTGGTTACTCTTGTGAGTTGAAGAGTGTAGGGAcgaagaaggtggaggagaaTGCGGCGTAGGCTCAACCTCCATGACTTTAATGATCATTTTCTGACCTTTCTCACAGTGGCCCGCGACGCCGctaatgaaataaaacaaaccGGGTCGGTCTAATTTGAAAACCGTATCGTCGTGGTTCGAGTAAAGTTCCGGTTTGGTCGTCTGGCATTTCTTGTACTCGTCTTCTGATACCACCAAAACCGAATCTTTCTTGTACTTGAAACCTTTACACACcacaccaaaaacaaatgtcAAAATCTGCATTACGATGATGATCATTGATAAGTTATAGACGAAGAAAGCATAATAATCTTACGGATAGTGTCGCCAACTTTAAACCGGTTCTTGGAAGCCCATTGGTTAAACATATCAGTCTGGTTACTAGATTGTGGTATGATCCAACCATTGTCTCCTCCAGCTTCAAATTCAGTGCATGACACAAGTGAAATCACGTAAAATAATACTAAGATCGAAAGGAGAACAGTCTTTTGTGAACccattgaatttttcttttctttctgacTGATAAGTTCTTGGAGAAAATGTTAATATCGAGCCATCGAGGTTTGAGTTTAAGTAGTGTGAGAGAGAGTTGTTTGTTTTCGTTTGGCTTGTCCACAACTTGAGGGATATCTACTAGATATTGTTTTGACTTGTTATTTGCTATTAGAAATTCGaattaaattttcaaagaaaTGCGACGACTacttgagaaaaaaacaactgttttttttttttttgttgagatttGTTCGAATTAATTTCGTAAAGTTTAATTTGAtgaacttttgtattttttggacTTTTGAAgctattttaaaatgtttgggTGATACTTCGACTAATTAGGAATCATAGGAACTATGCATggaaataagtaaaatattttagagttttgtGATTTGCTGAGTCAGAGGAGGACTAAAACGACACGAGATCCCGTCGTTTCGGAGTTACTC from Camelina sativa cultivar DH55 chromosome 3, Cs, whole genome shotgun sequence includes:
- the LOC104777810 gene encoding early nodulin-like protein 1; this encodes MGSQKTVLLSILVLFYVISLVSCTEFEAGGDNGWIIPQSSNQTDMFNQWASKNRFKVGDTIRFKYKKDSVLVVSEDEYKKCQTTKPELYSNHDDTVFKLDRPGLFYFISGVAGHCEKGQKMIIKVMEVEPTPHSPPPSSSLHSSTHKSNHAVRKTSWFIGVGLVTISILVLTSLILV
- the LOC104777808 gene encoding endoglucanase 5-like, which codes for MRKFGVSFSGVSLLLTVLLTAATAAAEYYNYGNALDKTFLFFEAQRSGKLPASQRVKWRGHSGLKDGLAQGVSLEGGYYDAGDHVKFGLPMAFAVTMLSWAAVDNRKELSASNQMQQTLWSIRWGTDYFIKAHPQPNVLWGQVGDGESDHYCWERAEDMTTSRTAYKLDQYHPGSDLAGETAAALAAASLAFKPFNSSYSALLLSHAKELFSFADKYRGLYTDSIPNAKAFYMSSGYSDELLWAAAWLHRATGDQYYLKYAMDNAGYMGGTGWGMKEFSWDNKYAGVQILLSKVLLEGKGGVYTSTLKQYQTKADYFACACLKKNGGYNIQTTAGGLMYVREWNNLQYASAAAYILALYSDYLSAANAKLNCPDGSVQPQALLDFARSQADYILGKNRLGMSYVVGYGPKYPSRVHHRGSSIPSIYVQRSSVNCVQGFDSWYRRSQADPNIIYGALVGGPDQNDYYSNDRSNYEQSEPTLSGTAPLVGLFAKLSGNLGSYGGGSSKPYQTTKPPASSYSTATPTTYYTPKQSGAQIEFLHSITTNWMAGNTRYYRHKVIIKNNSQKPISDLKLKIDDLSGPIWGLNPTGQKNMYQLPQWQKTLRAGQAYDFVYVQGGPQAKVSVLSYN
- the LOC104777809 gene encoding nucleolin 1, with the translated sequence MGKPKSATKVVAAPAAVKATKPLKKGKREPEDDVDTKVSLKKQKKDVIAAVQKEKSEKKVPKKVESSDSSDSDSEEEEKAKKVPAKKAAAKAASSSDDSSDDSSDDEPATKKAAATNGTVAKKSKDDSSSEEDSSDEEVAATKKPAVVAKAAVKAKAESSSEEDSSDDDEAEKKPAAKDSSSDEDSDDESEDEKPAAKKAAPAKVATKAASSSDSSDEDSEEESEDEKPAQKKAKKESSSDDSSGSEEDESEDEKETPMKKSSDVEMVDASSAKQPKTPSTPAAGGSKTLFAANLSFNIERSDVENFFKEVGEVVDVRFSTSREDGSFRGFGHVEFASAEEAQKALELHGRPLLGREIRLDIAQERGERPAFTPQSGGNNFRSGGGGGDGQTVFVKGFDSAQSEEDIKHALREHFGSCGEITRVSVPTDRETGASKGIAYVEFTEGKEKALELNGSDMGGWGLVVDEPRPRDNSSGFGGRGNGGRSSGGRGGRGGRDSGRGGRFGNSGGRFSGGRGGRDGGRGGRGRPSFTPSGKKTTFGDFE